A genomic region of Mus musculus strain C57BL/6J chromosome 7, GRCm38.p6 C57BL/6J contains the following coding sequences:
- the Rrp8 gene encoding ribosomal RNA-processing protein 8 isoform 2 (isoform 2 is encoded by transcript variant 2): protein MFEEPEWVEAAPAIVGLGAATAQVRPATAPPVKGRKRRHLLATLRALEAASLSQQTPSLPGSDSEEEEEVGRKKRHLQRPSLASVSKEVGKKRKGKCQKQAPSISDSEGKEIRRKCHRQAPPLGGVSAGEEKGKRKCQEYSSLHLTQPLDSVDQTVHNSRTSTATIDPSKPSPESMSPNSSHTLSRKQWRNRQKNKRRHKNKFRPLQTPEQAPPKASIEETEVPPVPKSDSQESRAGALRARMTQRLDGARFRYLNEQLYSGPSSAARRLFQEDPEAFLLYHRGFQRQVKKWPLHPVDRIAKDLRQKPASLVVADFGCGDCRLASSVRNPVHCFDLASLDPRVTVCDMAQVPLEDESVDVAVFCLSLMGTNIRDFLEEANRVLKTGGLLKVAEVSSRFEDIRTFLGAVTKLGFKIIYKDLTNSHFFLFDFEKTGPPRVGPKAQLSGLKLQPCLYKRR, encoded by the exons ATGTTCGAAGAGCCCGAATGGGTGGAGGCGGCCCCAGCCATCGTGGGCCTAGGGGCCGCGACAGCACAGGTTAGGCCGGCGACTGCCCCGCCAGTCAAG GGACGCAAGCGCCGCCATCTCTTGGCCACATTACGGGCTCTGGAAGCAGCATCTCTCTCCCAACAAACCCCCAGCCTACCTGGCAGTGactctgaggaggaggaggaggtaggaaggaagaagagacaccTCCAAAGGCCCTCACTTGCCAGCGTCTCAAAGGAagtagggaagaaaagaaaagggaaatgtcAGAAACAGGCGCCATCCATCAGTGACTCTGAGGggaaagaaataagaagaaaatgcCACAGACAAGCTCCTCCTCTTGGTGGGGTCTCTgctggagaagaaaaaggaaagagaaaatgccaGGAATATTCCTCTTTACACCTAACCCAGCCCCTGGACAGTGTTGACCAAACAG TTCACAATTCCAGGACGAGTACTGCTACAATTGACCCATCCAAGCCAAGCCCTGAGTCTATGTCACCTAACTCCTCACACACCCTGAGCCGCAAGCAGTGGCGGAACCGGCAGAAAAATAAGCGGAGACACAAGAACAAATTTCGGCCACTCCAGACACCAGAGCAGGCTCCTCCCAAGGCTTCCATAGAGGAGACTGAGGTGCCTCCTGTCCCAAAGTCAGATAGTCAAGAGTCTAGAGCTGGAGCCCTGCGAGCACGCATGACACAACGCCTGGATGGGGCCCGATTTCGCTACCTTAATGAACAGTTGTACTCAGGGCCCAGCAGTGCTGCCCGACGCCTATTCCAGGAAGACCCTGAGGCTTTTCTCCTTTATCACCGTGGCTTCCAGAGACAAGTAAAGAAGTGGCCACTGCACCCAGTGGACCGTATTGCCAAAGATCTCCGCCAGAA GCCTGCATCCTTAGTGGTAGCTGACTTTGGCTGTGGAGATTGCCGCCTAGCTTCAAGTGTCCGGAACCCTGTGCACTGTTTTGATTTGGCTTCTCTGGACCCCAGGGTCACAGTATGTGACATGGCCCAG GTGCCTCTGGAGGATGAATCTGTAGATGTGGCTGTGTTTTGCCTTTCACTGATGGGAACTAACATCAGGGACTTCCTTGAGGAGGCAAATCGAGTGCTAAAAACAGG GGGTCTTCTCAAAGTAGCTGAAGTCAGCAGCCGCTTTGAGGATATTCGGACCTTTTTGGGGGCTGTGACCAAACTCGGCTTTAAGATTATCTACAAG GACCTGACCAACAGCCACTTCTTCTTGTTTGACTTTGAAAAGACCGGACCTCCTCGAGTAGGACCCAAAGCCCAACTCTCAGGCCTTAAACTTCAGCCCTGTCTCTACAAGCGCAGGTGA
- the Rrp8 gene encoding ribosomal RNA-processing protein 8 isoform 1 (isoform 1 is encoded by transcript variant 1) — MSTPSSGERTCSRLTRQRFSSPLIEVVLCVVQPQAHRHRVALPALSENVVHSSVPAQRPRDWGSLGGLRENRDKRMTLCGRKRRHLLATLRALEAASLSQQTPSLPGSDSEEEEEVGRKKRHLQRPSLASVSKEVGKKRKGKCQKQAPSISDSEGKEIRRKCHRQAPPLGGVSAGEEKGKRKCQEYSSLHLTQPLDSVDQTVHNSRTSTATIDPSKPSPESMSPNSSHTLSRKQWRNRQKNKRRHKNKFRPLQTPEQAPPKASIEETEVPPVPKSDSQESRAGALRARMTQRLDGARFRYLNEQLYSGPSSAARRLFQEDPEAFLLYHRGFQRQVKKWPLHPVDRIAKDLRQKPASLVVADFGCGDCRLASSVRNPVHCFDLASLDPRVTVCDMAQVPLEDESVDVAVFCLSLMGTNIRDFLEEANRVLKTGGLLKVAEVSSRFEDIRTFLGAVTKLGFKIIYKDLTNSHFFLFDFEKTGPPRVGPKAQLSGLKLQPCLYKRR, encoded by the exons ATGAGCACCCCGAGTAGCGGAGAGAGGACTTGTAGCCGTCTCACTCGCCAACGCTTCAGCTCACCCCTGATTGAGGTCGTTCTCTGTGTTGTCCAGCCACAAGCGCACCGCCACCGCGTTGCCCTCCCGGCACTGAGTGAAAATGTCGTCCATAGCAGCGTCCCGGCACAGAGACCCCGGGACTGGGGAAGCCTCGGGGGACTGAGGGAgaacagagacaagagaatgaCTCTCTGT GGACGCAAGCGCCGCCATCTCTTGGCCACATTACGGGCTCTGGAAGCAGCATCTCTCTCCCAACAAACCCCCAGCCTACCTGGCAGTGactctgaggaggaggaggaggtaggaaggaagaagagacaccTCCAAAGGCCCTCACTTGCCAGCGTCTCAAAGGAagtagggaagaaaagaaaagggaaatgtcAGAAACAGGCGCCATCCATCAGTGACTCTGAGGggaaagaaataagaagaaaatgcCACAGACAAGCTCCTCCTCTTGGTGGGGTCTCTgctggagaagaaaaaggaaagagaaaatgccaGGAATATTCCTCTTTACACCTAACCCAGCCCCTGGACAGTGTTGACCAAACAG TTCACAATTCCAGGACGAGTACTGCTACAATTGACCCATCCAAGCCAAGCCCTGAGTCTATGTCACCTAACTCCTCACACACCCTGAGCCGCAAGCAGTGGCGGAACCGGCAGAAAAATAAGCGGAGACACAAGAACAAATTTCGGCCACTCCAGACACCAGAGCAGGCTCCTCCCAAGGCTTCCATAGAGGAGACTGAGGTGCCTCCTGTCCCAAAGTCAGATAGTCAAGAGTCTAGAGCTGGAGCCCTGCGAGCACGCATGACACAACGCCTGGATGGGGCCCGATTTCGCTACCTTAATGAACAGTTGTACTCAGGGCCCAGCAGTGCTGCCCGACGCCTATTCCAGGAAGACCCTGAGGCTTTTCTCCTTTATCACCGTGGCTTCCAGAGACAAGTAAAGAAGTGGCCACTGCACCCAGTGGACCGTATTGCCAAAGATCTCCGCCAGAA GCCTGCATCCTTAGTGGTAGCTGACTTTGGCTGTGGAGATTGCCGCCTAGCTTCAAGTGTCCGGAACCCTGTGCACTGTTTTGATTTGGCTTCTCTGGACCCCAGGGTCACAGTATGTGACATGGCCCAG GTGCCTCTGGAGGATGAATCTGTAGATGTGGCTGTGTTTTGCCTTTCACTGATGGGAACTAACATCAGGGACTTCCTTGAGGAGGCAAATCGAGTGCTAAAAACAGG GGGTCTTCTCAAAGTAGCTGAAGTCAGCAGCCGCTTTGAGGATATTCGGACCTTTTTGGGGGCTGTGACCAAACTCGGCTTTAAGATTATCTACAAG GACCTGACCAACAGCCACTTCTTCTTGTTTGACTTTGAAAAGACCGGACCTCCTCGAGTAGGACCCAAAGCCCAACTCTCAGGCCTTAAACTTCAGCCCTGTCTCTACAAGCGCAGGTGA